A window from Actinomycetospora corticicola encodes these proteins:
- a CDS encoding 3-hydroxyacyl-CoA dehydrogenase family protein, with protein MSVAVIGGGTMGRGIAYVFAAAGLSTTVVEPDRARADALVDELAQRARTGAERGKLDPTAAERLPGLLDVVDGVDELATGLDLVVESVPEVPELKAEVLTTAEARAPRLLASNTSSISIDALAANLARPQAFLGMHFFNPVWSLPLVEVVRGRASDEQAITSAQDYATTIGKESIVVRDVPGFATSRLDNIAAFEAMRMVEEEVATAEDIDKAAVLAYGHPIGPLRLSDVVGLDVRLDIARHLSGVYGERYAAPAILERLVAQGHLGRKSGQGFYRWER; from the coding sequence ATGAGCGTTGCCGTCATCGGGGGCGGGACGATGGGCCGCGGGATCGCCTACGTGTTCGCCGCCGCCGGCCTGTCCACCACGGTCGTGGAGCCGGACCGGGCCCGGGCGGACGCCCTGGTCGACGAGCTCGCGCAGCGGGCGCGCACCGGCGCGGAGCGCGGCAAGCTCGACCCGACGGCCGCGGAGCGCCTGCCCGGGCTGCTCGACGTGGTCGATGGCGTGGACGAGCTCGCGACCGGCCTCGACCTCGTCGTCGAGTCCGTGCCGGAGGTCCCGGAGCTCAAGGCCGAGGTCCTGACGACGGCGGAGGCCCGCGCGCCGCGGCTGCTCGCCTCCAACACGAGCTCGATCTCGATCGACGCGCTGGCCGCGAACCTGGCCCGCCCCCAGGCCTTCCTGGGCATGCACTTCTTCAACCCGGTCTGGTCGCTGCCGCTGGTCGAGGTGGTGCGCGGCCGGGCCAGCGACGAGCAGGCGATCACCTCCGCCCAGGACTACGCCACGACGATCGGCAAGGAGTCGATCGTCGTCCGGGACGTCCCGGGCTTCGCCACCAGCCGCCTCGACAACATCGCCGCCTTCGAGGCGATGCGGATGGTGGAGGAGGAGGTGGCGACGGCGGAGGACATCGACAAGGCGGCCGTCCTCGCCTACGGCCACCCGATCGGCCCGCTCCGCCTGTCCGACGTCGTCGGGCTCGACGTGCGCCTCGACATCGCACGCCACCTGTCGGGCGTCTACGGCGAGCGCTACGCCGCCCCGGCGATCCTCGAGCGGCTCGTGGCCCAGGGCCACCTCGGCCGCAAGTCGGGGCAGGGGTTCTACCGCTGGGAGCGTTGA
- a CDS encoding acyl-CoA dehydrogenase family protein: MADGIVKDDLLLDTDERKALRESVAKLVGSYGRSYFQDVTKRGARPDELWKDLGDAGYLGVHLPEEYGGGGGGLTDLSIVIEETSAAGCPLFMLVISPAIAGSLLTAHASEAQKQTWLAGVADGTKRIAFAITEPDAGTNTHNITTTAHADGPDAWRIRGQKYWTSGIDDADAVIVVARGAEPDARGRHPISMFLVPTDAEGLSFQPIDSALQIPENQFTTFFDDVRVTRDDLIGEEGAGLRQVFAGLNPERVTAAAQANGIARFALAKAARYATDRVVWSTPIGAHQGVSHPLAKCFVEVQLARLMTMHAAKLTDEGADPAATGSASTVAKYAAGEAAAAAVDQAIQTHGGNGLSNEYGLSDLWFAARMFRTAPVSREMVLNHVAQHNLGLPKSY; encoded by the coding sequence ATGGCCGACGGCATCGTGAAGGACGACCTGCTCCTCGACACCGACGAGCGCAAGGCGTTGCGCGAGAGCGTGGCGAAGCTCGTGGGGAGCTACGGACGGAGCTACTTCCAGGACGTCACGAAGCGCGGGGCGCGTCCGGACGAGCTGTGGAAGGACCTGGGCGACGCCGGCTACCTCGGCGTGCACCTGCCCGAGGAGTACGGCGGGGGCGGGGGCGGCCTGACCGACCTCTCCATCGTCATCGAGGAGACCTCGGCCGCGGGCTGCCCGCTGTTCATGCTCGTGATCTCCCCGGCCATCGCCGGGTCGCTGCTCACCGCGCACGCCTCGGAGGCCCAGAAGCAGACGTGGCTCGCGGGCGTGGCCGACGGCACGAAGCGCATCGCCTTCGCCATCACCGAGCCCGACGCCGGGACGAACACCCACAACATCACGACGACGGCGCACGCCGACGGTCCCGACGCCTGGCGCATCCGCGGCCAGAAGTACTGGACGTCGGGCATCGACGACGCCGACGCCGTCATCGTCGTGGCCCGCGGTGCGGAGCCCGACGCGCGGGGTCGCCACCCGATCTCGATGTTCCTGGTCCCCACCGACGCCGAGGGTCTGAGCTTCCAGCCCATCGACTCCGCGCTGCAGATCCCGGAGAACCAGTTCACCACGTTCTTCGACGACGTCCGGGTCACCCGGGACGACCTCATCGGCGAGGAGGGCGCGGGCCTGCGCCAGGTGTTCGCCGGGCTGAACCCCGAGCGGGTCACGGCCGCCGCGCAGGCCAACGGCATCGCCCGCTTCGCCCTCGCGAAGGCCGCCCGCTACGCCACCGACCGCGTCGTGTGGTCCACCCCGATCGGCGCCCACCAGGGCGTGTCGCACCCGCTGGCCAAGTGCTTCGTCGAGGTCCAGCTCGCCCGGCTGATGACGATGCACGCCGCGAAGCTGACCGACGAGGGGGCCGACCCGGCGGCGACCGGGAGCGCGTCCACCGTCGCGAAGTACGCGGCGGGGGAGGCCGCGGCCGCCGCGGTCGACCAGGCCATCCAGACCCACGGCGGGAACGGCCTGTCCAACGAGTACGGGCTCTCCGACCTGTGGTTCGCGGCGCGGATGTTCCGCACCGCGCCGGTGAGCCGCGAGATGGTGCTCAACCACGTCGCCCAGCACAACCTCGGCCTGCCCAAGAGCTACTGA
- a CDS encoding MFS transporter, with protein MSTRTEPATPAVGNRPSRRAVLASGIGNFVEQYDFGVYGYLAPILAPLFFPDENPVAGLLATYGIYAISFIMRPVGGALFGVIGDRLGRRAMLSLTVLLIGVFTGLIGVLPTYASAGIAAPILLLVLRMLQGLAAGGEYSGAVGFMVEHAPPHRRGFFASFASLGVYLGLMSGAATATVLTATLTDEQLATWGWRLPFLIAIPLCALGLVLRLAVEESPEFERFKREQGAVEASPLRTTLRTQWRAILLYIGMTVGGSVSSYSVITYLPQHLINDVGLDSDAAFATSVIAMGVLLVTLPFTGLLVDRVGRKPVHLTAAAIYVVLPAVAYTIADDGTFASALTAQLLFMIPVSLNSAVVTVLIPELFPTRVRATASGIGFNVSYGLFGGTAPLVGTALVAATGTVLSVAAYASVAALISLLVCVFFFRETRDTDLAADKV; from the coding sequence GTGAGCACGCGCACCGAACCGGCCACACCCGCCGTCGGGAACCGACCCTCGCGGCGAGCGGTGCTGGCGAGCGGGATCGGCAACTTCGTCGAGCAGTACGACTTCGGCGTCTACGGCTACCTCGCGCCGATCCTCGCGCCGTTGTTCTTCCCCGACGAGAACCCGGTCGCAGGACTGCTCGCGACGTACGGGATCTACGCGATCTCGTTCATCATGCGGCCGGTCGGGGGCGCGCTGTTCGGCGTGATCGGCGACCGTCTCGGTCGGCGGGCGATGCTCTCGCTGACCGTCCTGCTGATCGGTGTGTTCACCGGCCTGATCGGCGTCCTGCCGACCTACGCGAGCGCCGGGATCGCGGCCCCGATCCTGCTGCTGGTCCTGCGCATGCTGCAGGGGCTCGCGGCGGGCGGGGAGTACTCCGGCGCCGTGGGCTTCATGGTCGAGCACGCGCCGCCGCACCGTCGGGGCTTCTTCGCGAGCTTCGCGTCGCTCGGGGTCTACCTCGGGCTGATGTCGGGGGCGGCGACGGCGACGGTCCTCACCGCGACCCTGACCGACGAGCAGCTGGCGACGTGGGGCTGGCGGCTGCCGTTCCTCATCGCGATCCCGCTGTGCGCGCTGGGTCTGGTGCTACGGCTCGCCGTCGAGGAGAGCCCGGAGTTCGAGCGGTTCAAGCGGGAGCAGGGCGCGGTCGAGGCCAGTCCGCTGCGGACCACGCTGCGCACCCAGTGGCGGGCGATCCTGCTCTACATCGGCATGACGGTCGGCGGGTCGGTCTCCTCCTACAGCGTCATCACCTACCTGCCGCAGCACCTCATCAACGACGTCGGGCTCGACTCGGACGCCGCCTTCGCCACGAGCGTGATCGCGATGGGCGTCCTGCTCGTGACGCTGCCGTTCACCGGACTGCTGGTCGACCGGGTCGGGCGCAAACCGGTGCACCTGACGGCGGCCGCGATCTACGTCGTGCTCCCCGCCGTCGCGTACACGATCGCCGACGACGGGACGTTCGCGAGCGCGTTGACCGCGCAGCTGCTGTTCATGATCCCGGTGTCGCTGAACTCGGCGGTGGTGACCGTGCTGATCCCGGAGCTCTTCCCGACGAGGGTCCGCGCCACCGCGAGCGGCATCGGGTTCAACGTCTCGTACGGCCTGTTCGGCGGCACCGCGCCGCTGGTCGGGACCGCGCTCGTGGCGGCGACCGGCACCGTGCTCTCGGTCGCCGCCTACGCGAGCGTCGCCGCGCTGATCAGCCTGCTCGTCTGCGTGTTCTTCTTCCGCGAGACCCGCGACACCGACCTCGCGGCGGACAAGGTCTGA
- a CDS encoding long-chain-fatty-acid--CoA ligase — MTATAATTPVMDATLGDTLTRVASLGADRPALTLDDRTVTFGEFDRRAHEVARALVREGLRPGDRVAVLLRNCPEYFQLLFGAARAGVVLVALNWRLAGPEVRAILDDAEPALLVCGRDQLGLVPADRRPLVLEDDYEGWLAEVPADPVEHEPEPDDVVLQLYSSGTTGLPKGARLTHANLAFTPRMGREFYGMGPDSVNLVPSPLFHIGGIGYGLTTLGQGGHTVLLSDLSPDHLVAVMERHRVTHAFAVPAIVAAILASPAVGTADLSALERIAYGGAPMTEALLRRAIEVLGCGFMAVYGMTETAGTVVSMAPEEHEPHRLRSVGRPLPWLEITLVDPVSEEEVGVGEVGEIRVRSGQNTPGYWHRPEESAATLVEGGWLRTGDAGYRDAQGYLYLHDRIKDLIISGGENVYPAEVENALAAHPGIADVAVIGVPSERWGETVKAIVVPAPGATLDVDELLADVRTRLARYKCPTSIDVVEALPRNAAGKVLKRELRAPFWR, encoded by the coding sequence ATGACGGCGACCGCGGCCACGACCCCCGTCATGGACGCCACCCTGGGCGACACGCTCACCCGGGTGGCGTCCCTCGGCGCCGACCGACCGGCGCTCACGCTGGACGACCGGACGGTGACCTTCGGCGAGTTCGACCGCCGCGCCCACGAGGTCGCCCGGGCTCTCGTCCGGGAGGGCCTGCGGCCGGGTGACCGGGTGGCGGTCCTGCTCCGGAACTGTCCGGAGTACTTCCAGCTGCTGTTCGGGGCGGCCCGGGCGGGGGTCGTGCTGGTCGCGCTCAACTGGCGCCTGGCGGGGCCGGAGGTCCGCGCCATCCTCGACGACGCCGAGCCGGCGCTGCTGGTGTGCGGTCGCGACCAGCTCGGGCTCGTGCCGGCCGACCGTCGACCGCTGGTCCTCGAGGACGACTACGAGGGCTGGCTGGCGGAGGTCCCCGCCGACCCGGTTGAGCACGAGCCGGAGCCCGACGACGTCGTCCTGCAGCTGTACAGCTCCGGCACGACGGGGCTGCCCAAGGGCGCCCGTCTCACCCACGCCAACCTCGCGTTCACCCCGCGGATGGGCCGCGAGTTCTACGGGATGGGCCCGGACTCGGTGAACCTGGTGCCCTCGCCGCTGTTCCACATCGGCGGCATCGGGTACGGGCTCACCACGCTCGGGCAGGGCGGCCACACGGTCCTGCTCTCCGACCTGAGCCCCGACCACCTCGTCGCGGTCATGGAACGCCACCGGGTCACGCACGCGTTCGCCGTGCCGGCGATCGTCGCGGCCATCCTGGCCTCACCCGCCGTCGGGACGGCGGATCTCTCCGCGCTCGAGCGCATCGCCTACGGCGGGGCGCCGATGACCGAGGCGCTGCTGCGCCGCGCCATCGAGGTGCTGGGCTGTGGTTTCATGGCCGTCTACGGGATGACCGAGACCGCGGGCACCGTCGTCAGCATGGCCCCCGAGGAGCACGAGCCGCACCGGCTGCGCTCGGTCGGACGACCGCTCCCGTGGCTGGAGATCACGCTGGTGGACCCGGTCTCCGAGGAGGAGGTCGGGGTCGGCGAGGTCGGCGAGATCCGGGTGCGGTCCGGGCAGAACACCCCGGGCTACTGGCACCGGCCCGAGGAGTCGGCGGCGACGCTCGTCGAGGGTGGCTGGCTGCGCACCGGGGACGCCGGCTACCGCGACGCCCAGGGCTACCTCTACCTGCACGACCGCATCAAGGACCTCATCATCTCCGGCGGGGAGAACGTGTACCCGGCGGAGGTCGAGAACGCGCTGGCCGCGCACCCCGGCATCGCCGACGTCGCGGTCATCGGGGTGCCGTCGGAGCGCTGGGGCGAGACGGTGAAGGCGATCGTCGTGCCGGCACCCGGGGCCACGCTCGACGTCGACGAGCTCCTCGCCGACGTGCGCACGCGGTTGGCCCGCTACAAGTGCCCGACGTCGATCGACGTAGTGGAGGCTCTGCCACGCAACGCGGCTGGCAAGGTACTCAAGCGCGAGCTCCGCGCCCCGTTCTGGCGCTGA
- a CDS encoding transporter substrate-binding domain-containing protein, whose amino-acid sequence MRADDPQPPITDLVQLCGRAVSVLNGSTFESTLAKAQPRCRQAGRPDIEVRSYPDGATSGLALAQRRADVTMSTINGLRYLVSQQPRLRFVNEFRRLDVGFALAKDSPLVPAVQAAVTRLMADGTYARILAKWGTSPSALRTSQVDPPEPA is encoded by the coding sequence GTGCGCGCCGACGACCCGCAGCCACCGATCACCGACCTCGTGCAGCTCTGCGGCCGCGCCGTCTCGGTGCTGAACGGGTCGACGTTCGAGTCCACGCTCGCCAAGGCCCAGCCGCGATGTCGCCAGGCGGGCCGCCCGGACATCGAGGTCCGCAGCTACCCCGACGGCGCAACGTCGGGTCTCGCCCTCGCGCAGCGGCGCGCGGACGTCACGATGAGCACGATCAACGGTCTGCGCTACCTCGTGTCCCAGCAGCCCCGGCTGCGGTTCGTCAACGAGTTCCGCCGGCTCGACGTCGGGTTCGCCCTGGCGAAGGACTCCCCACTGGTCCCGGCCGTGCAGGCCGCCGTCACGCGACTCATGGCCGACGGCACCTACGCCCGGATCCTCGCCAAGTGGGGCACCTCGCCGTCCGCGCTGCGC
- a CDS encoding ArsR/SmtB family transcription factor: MRRHEGTATETLSRVVHAIDHPARRAIVDRLVDGEADVAELADLVWDGFRLGQSSTSNHLRVLREADLVAVSVRYGERYCVLCPASLSELMRWVSRCVGPV; this comes from the coding sequence ATGCGTCGTCACGAGGGCACCGCCACCGAGACCCTGTCCCGGGTCGTCCATGCGATCGACCACCCGGCTCGTCGCGCCATCGTCGACCGGCTCGTCGACGGCGAGGCCGACGTCGCCGAGCTCGCCGACCTGGTCTGGGACGGCTTCCGCCTGGGGCAGTCATCGACGTCGAACCACCTGAGGGTGCTCCGCGAGGCCGATCTCGTCGCCGTGTCCGTGCGGTACGGGGAGCGCTACTGCGTCCTGTGTCCGGCCTCCCTGTCCGAACTGATGCGATGGGTGTCGCGATGCGTGGGTCCGGTCTGA
- a CDS encoding TetR/AcrR family transcriptional regulator, whose product MAARDEPSAISRRRAAALDEGGAAYRERRAAIVRAAGDVFKRHGFRGTKIGDIAEAVGMDRATIYYYVGGKEELFHTAVGDAVERNCLRAEEILAADGTPPEKLRTLITELMVSYADNYPYLYLYIQEDLSALAPRSQWGRTMARYNKRYENVLVAIVEDGLADGSFHATTRPWVVAYGILGMVAWSNRWFDPETSTVPAAEIGAAYADTVLGGLLREPL is encoded by the coding sequence ATGGCGGCACGTGACGAGCCGAGTGCCATCTCCCGACGTCGGGCCGCGGCGCTCGACGAGGGAGGTGCGGCCTACCGGGAGCGCCGCGCCGCGATCGTGCGGGCGGCCGGCGACGTCTTCAAGCGGCACGGGTTCCGCGGCACGAAGATCGGCGACATCGCCGAGGCCGTGGGCATGGACCGCGCGACGATCTACTACTACGTCGGCGGCAAGGAGGAGCTCTTCCACACCGCCGTCGGCGACGCGGTGGAGCGCAACTGTCTCCGCGCGGAGGAGATCCTCGCCGCGGACGGGACGCCCCCGGAGAAGCTGCGGACGCTGATCACCGAGCTGATGGTGTCCTACGCCGACAACTACCCCTACCTGTACCTCTACATCCAGGAGGACCTCAGCGCGCTCGCGCCGCGGTCGCAGTGGGGCCGCACGATGGCCCGCTACAACAAGCGCTACGAGAACGTCCTGGTCGCGATCGTGGAGGACGGGCTGGCCGACGGCAGCTTCCACGCGACGACGAGGCCGTGGGTGGTCGCCTACGGCATCCTCGGGATGGTCGCGTGGTCGAACCGGTGGTTCGACCCGGAGACCTCGACCGTCCCCGCCGCCGAGATCGGCGCCGCCTACGCCGACACCGTGCTCGGCGGTCTCCTCCGCGAACCGCTCTGA
- a CDS encoding amino acid ABC transporter ATP-binding protein, giving the protein MSLLEIRGLTKAFAGVTVLEGVDLDVDAGSVTVLVGPSGSGKSTLLRCVNHLETPDAGTISVDGSLVAYRRDGDVLRELPERAIAAQRRAIGMVFQQFQLFGHMTALANVIEAPIGVLGVPRREALARGRTLLARVGLEGREDAYPRQLSGGQQQRVAIARALAMEPTLMLFDEPTSALDPALVGEVLEVLRDLAAGGTTMVVVTHEIAFAREVADTVVVLDGGRIVRSGPPAEVLDDGSVRVA; this is encoded by the coding sequence ATGAGCCTGCTCGAGATCCGGGGCCTCACCAAGGCGTTCGCCGGCGTGACCGTGCTCGAAGGCGTGGACCTCGACGTCGACGCCGGGTCGGTGACGGTGCTCGTGGGCCCCAGCGGCTCGGGCAAGTCGACTCTGCTGCGCTGTGTCAACCACCTGGAGACCCCGGACGCCGGGACGATCTCCGTCGACGGCTCGCTCGTCGCCTACCGGCGTGACGGCGACGTGCTCCGCGAACTGCCGGAGCGGGCGATCGCCGCCCAACGCCGGGCGATCGGCATGGTGTTCCAGCAGTTCCAACTCTTCGGGCACATGACGGCGCTCGCCAACGTGATCGAGGCGCCGATCGGGGTGCTCGGGGTGCCGCGGCGCGAGGCTCTCGCGCGCGGGCGGACGCTGCTGGCCCGCGTGGGGCTCGAGGGCCGCGAGGACGCCTACCCGCGCCAGCTCTCGGGCGGCCAGCAGCAGCGGGTGGCCATCGCCCGGGCCCTCGCGATGGAACCGACCCTCATGCTCTTCGACGAGCCGACCTCCGCCCTCGACCCGGCGCTGGTCGGCGAGGTCCTCGAGGTCCTGCGCGACCTCGCCGCAGGTGGCACGACGATGGTGGTGGTCACCCACGAGATCGCCTTCGCCCGCGAGGTGGCGGACACCGTGGTCGTGCTCGACGGCGGGCGGATCGTCCGCTCCGGTCCGCCGGCGGAGGTTCTCGACGACGGGTCGGTGCGGGTGGCGTAG